In Synechococcus sp. PCC 6312, one genomic interval encodes:
- the ald gene encoding alanine dehydrogenase: MNIGLPKEIKDQEFRVGLSPASVQALQERGHQVFVESGAGLGSGFRDADYQAVGATIVLTAAQAWDQEMVIKVKEPLASEYNFLTLPKILFTYLHLAANRDLTETLLKTDLTAIAYETVERERGGQISFPLLTPMSMIAGRLAVQFGARFLERSQGGRGILLSGLPGVQPGHVVILGGGVVGTEAARIAVGFGANVTIFDVNVERLCYLETLFGARVNYLYSTSNALAQVMPTADLLIGAVLIPGQRPPCLVSRGLVQQMIPGSVIVDVAVDQGGCIETLRPTSHSQPTYVEAGVVHYGVPNMPGAVPRTATQALTNSTLPFVLKLADLGIEACDQDRGLGLGINVQNQRLIHPALHKEFPDLL, from the coding sequence ATGAATATCGGTTTACCCAAAGAAATCAAAGACCAGGAATTCCGCGTGGGTTTAAGTCCGGCATCGGTTCAAGCTTTACAGGAGCGAGGGCATCAGGTATTTGTGGAATCGGGTGCGGGTCTGGGTTCTGGGTTTAGGGATGCAGATTATCAAGCGGTTGGGGCCACCATTGTTTTGACTGCGGCCCAGGCCTGGGATCAGGAGATGGTCATTAAGGTCAAAGAACCCCTCGCGAGTGAGTATAATTTTTTAACACTTCCCAAGATTTTATTCACCTACTTACACTTAGCCGCTAATCGAGACCTAACTGAAACCCTCTTAAAAACCGACTTGACTGCCATTGCCTATGAAACGGTGGAACGGGAGCGAGGTGGCCAAATCAGTTTTCCCCTCTTAACCCCCATGAGCATGATTGCCGGACGATTGGCGGTGCAGTTTGGGGCCCGGTTTCTAGAGCGTTCTCAAGGAGGGCGGGGGATATTACTCAGTGGCTTACCCGGTGTCCAACCTGGCCATGTGGTGATCTTGGGCGGTGGGGTAGTGGGGACTGAGGCGGCTCGGATTGCGGTGGGGTTTGGGGCCAATGTGACGATTTTTGATGTCAATGTTGAGCGGCTGTGCTACTTAGAAACTCTCTTTGGAGCAAGGGTAAATTATCTCTACAGCACCTCAAATGCCCTAGCTCAAGTCATGCCCACGGCTGATTTACTGATTGGGGCGGTTTTAATTCCAGGCCAGCGACCGCCTTGTTTAGTCTCACGGGGCCTGGTGCAGCAGATGATTCCGGGATCGGTGATTGTGGATGTGGCGGTGGATCAGGGGGGCTGTATTGAAACACTCCGACCAACGTCCCACTCTCAACCCACCTATGTAGAAGCAGGGGTCGTTCACTATGGTGTCCCGAATATGCCCGGAGCTGTTCCCCGCACGGCCACCCAGGCCTTGACCAATAGTACCTTGCCCTTTGTCTTGAAATTAGCAGATCTCGGGATCGAGGCCTGTGACCAAGATCGGGGCCTGGGCCTGGGCATCAATGTCCAAAATCAGCGTCTGATCCACCCCGCCCTCCATAAAGAGTTTCCGGATCTCCTTTGA
- a CDS encoding DUF3172 domain-containing protein — protein sequence MPRRPPPRNVPPRPTRSAASTSPMNSTTLAVLGGVFILGIGVGVAFSKTTTLNPENVASTQFIDQSAPNPELCVQYGASAIVVDSRVFVTFNPFNVFVSQPVMQPGCVVRANNIGLLEQRKLITGDQLRECRQRLNTFGFTGSIENSPKINCIYQSNADQNLFLGMPGLGNNPSETNNF from the coding sequence ATGCCCCGTCGTCCCCCACCCCGCAACGTGCCCCCCCGTCCGACCCGTTCTGCTGCTTCTACCTCTCCGATGAATTCCACGACTTTAGCGGTGTTGGGAGGCGTATTTATTCTCGGGATTGGCGTTGGCGTGGCCTTTAGTAAAACTACGACCTTGAACCCGGAAAATGTAGCTTCAACCCAGTTCATTGACCAAAGTGCCCCTAATCCCGAACTCTGTGTCCAATATGGAGCCAGTGCCATTGTTGTGGATTCGCGGGTGTTTGTCACGTTTAACCCCTTTAATGTCTTTGTCTCTCAACCCGTGATGCAACCGGGCTGTGTGGTGCGGGCCAACAATATTGGTTTACTGGAGCAACGGAAATTGATCACAGGGGATCAGCTGCGAGAATGTCGGCAACGCTTGAATACCTTTGGTTTTACTGGCTCTATCGAAAACTCCCCCAAAATTAACTGTATCTATCAGAGCAATGCCGATCAAAATTTGTTTTTGGGAATGCCGGGGTTAGGGAATAATCCTTCCGAAACCAATAACTTCTAG
- a CDS encoding TRC40/GET3/ArsA family transport-energizing ATPase: MRVILMTGKGGVGKTSVAAATGLRCAELGYKTLVLSTDPAHSLADSFDQELGHIPAQISPNLWGAELDALMELEDNWGAVKRYITQVLQARGLEGVQAEELAILPGMDEIFALVRMKRHYDEGLYEVLIIDSAPTGTALRLLSLPEVSGWYMRRFYKPLQRMSVALRPLVEPIFRPLVGFSLPDQEVMDAPYEFYEQIEALEKVLTDNTVTSVRLVTNPEKMVIKESLRAHAYLSLYNVATDMVVANRIIPDTVSDPFFTRWKESQQQYRQEIHDNFRPLPVKEVPLFAEELCGLEALHRLKDTLYANEDPAQVYYKENTIRVISDQGEYSLELYLPGIPKEKIELNKNADELNIRIGNHRRNMVLPQGLAGMQPVGAKMDEDYLKIRFANAS, from the coding sequence ATGCGTGTAATTTTAATGACCGGAAAAGGTGGTGTCGGGAAAACGTCTGTGGCGGCGGCAACGGGGTTACGGTGCGCGGAATTGGGCTATAAAACCCTCGTGTTAAGTACCGATCCAGCCCACTCTCTGGCGGATAGCTTTGATCAGGAATTGGGCCATATTCCAGCCCAGATCAGTCCTAATCTTTGGGGTGCGGAACTCGATGCGCTGATGGAGCTGGAAGACAATTGGGGGGCTGTCAAACGCTACATTACCCAGGTTTTACAAGCGCGGGGTCTGGAAGGGGTACAAGCCGAGGAGTTAGCCATTCTGCCAGGGATGGATGAGATTTTTGCCTTAGTCCGGATGAAACGCCATTATGACGAAGGCCTCTATGAAGTATTGATTATTGACTCTGCCCCCACGGGAACAGCCTTGCGACTCTTGAGCCTCCCGGAAGTGAGTGGCTGGTATATGCGGCGGTTCTACAAGCCCTTACAACGGATGTCGGTAGCCCTGCGCCCATTGGTGGAACCCATTTTTAGACCCCTGGTGGGATTTTCCTTGCCCGATCAAGAGGTGATGGATGCTCCCTATGAATTTTATGAGCAGATTGAAGCCTTGGAAAAAGTGCTAACGGATAATACTGTAACGTCAGTCCGGCTCGTGACCAACCCTGAAAAAATGGTGATCAAGGAGTCTTTGCGGGCCCATGCCTACCTGAGTTTGTATAACGTGGCAACGGATATGGTGGTGGCTAACCGAATTATTCCCGATACGGTCAGTGATCCATTTTTTACCCGTTGGAAAGAGTCCCAGCAGCAATATCGTCAAGAAATTCATGATAATTTTCGCCCCTTGCCCGTTAAAGAAGTGCCGTTGTTTGCCGAGGAATTGTGTGGGTTAGAGGCTCTCCACCGTCTCAAAGATACCCTTTATGCCAATGAAGACCCAGCCCAGGTCTATTACAAGGAAAATACGATTCGCGTCATTTCCGACCAAGGAGAATACAGCCTGGAGCTTTATTTGCCGGGAATTCCCAAGGAAAAAATTGAACTGAACAAAAACGCAGATGAGTTAAATATCCGGATTGGCAATCATCGCCGGAATATGGTGTTGCCGCAGGGGTTGGCCGGGATGCAGCCCGTGGGAGCCAAGATGGATGAGGACTATTTGAAAATTCGTTTTGCCAACGCCTCGTAG
- a CDS encoding triacylglycerol lipase → MSLPVVILPGYLAGADDYIPLQNSLLALGILARIVPLRGQDWLVTIGGRPVTPILNQLAATVAQVQADSGSEQVNIIGHSAGGWIARVYLGDQPYCGQAWDGKRYVKTLVSLGTPHTSQERWTKKNLDFVNTTYPGAFYDQVQYVCVAGKAIYGQNTWPLERWFTYQSYQLTCGEGQAWGDGVTPVISAHLTGAENITLEGVLHAPRSRSRDCPNAPWYGSETIIPAWVNALL, encoded by the coding sequence ATGTCTCTCCCTGTGGTGATTTTGCCAGGCTATTTAGCGGGTGCAGATGATTATATTCCGTTGCAGAACAGCCTCTTAGCCTTGGGGATTTTGGCCAGGATTGTGCCTCTCCGGGGACAGGATTGGTTAGTCACCATTGGCGGCCGGCCTGTAACTCCGATTTTGAATCAATTAGCGGCCACAGTGGCTCAGGTGCAGGCAGATTCCGGTAGTGAACAGGTAAATATCATTGGTCATTCGGCGGGGGGCTGGATTGCCAGGGTTTATTTAGGGGATCAACCTTACTGCGGCCAGGCCTGGGATGGGAAACGTTATGTTAAAACCCTCGTCAGTTTAGGCACTCCCCACACCAGTCAGGAACGTTGGACGAAGAAAAACCTGGATTTTGTCAATACCACCTACCCAGGGGCCTTTTATGACCAGGTGCAGTATGTCTGTGTGGCGGGCAAAGCCATTTATGGACAAAATACTTGGCCCTTGGAGCGTTGGTTTACCTATCAAAGCTATCAACTCACCTGTGGGGAGGGCCAGGCCTGGGGAGATGGAGTCACGCCCGTAATTTCAGCCCATTTAACCGGAGCAGAAAATATCACCCTAGAGGGAGTCCTCCATGCCCCGCGCAGTCGTTCCCGTGATTGCCCCAATGCTCCTTGGTATGGCTCTGAAACCATCATCCCGGCCTGGGTGAACGCGCTCCTTTAG
- the trpS gene encoding tryptophan--tRNA ligase: MTTKQRVLSGVQPTGSLHLGNYLGAIRNWVAGQANYENYFCVVDLHAITVPHDPKTLAENTRKVAALYLACGIDLAHAQIFIQSHVSAHAELTWLLNCITPLNWLEDMIQFKEKAIKQGENVCAGLLDYPVLMAADILLYQADLVPVGEDQKQHLELTRDIAVRVNYLFGSEANPVLKLPQPLIRTEGARVMSLTDGTKKMSKSDPSELSRINLLDSPDEIRKKIKRCKTDPHRGLVFDDPSRPECHNLLGLYMVLTDQPKAKVAADCAEMGWGQFKPLLTDAIIAALTPIQARYQEIMSDQSYLAEVLEQGRFKAETLAQETLSQVRQAMGFCPKF, encoded by the coding sequence ATGACCACCAAACAACGGGTTCTTTCTGGAGTTCAACCAACGGGCAGCTTGCATTTAGGGAACTATTTAGGGGCGATTCGCAACTGGGTCGCCGGCCAGGCCAACTATGAAAACTACTTTTGTGTGGTGGATTTACACGCCATTACGGTTCCCCACGACCCCAAAACCCTGGCTGAAAATACCCGGAAAGTGGCTGCCCTCTACCTGGCCTGTGGCATTGATTTGGCTCACGCCCAGATCTTTATTCAATCCCATGTCTCGGCCCATGCGGAACTCACTTGGCTGCTGAACTGCATTACCCCCCTGAATTGGCTGGAAGATATGATCCAGTTCAAGGAAAAAGCCATTAAGCAGGGTGAAAATGTTTGTGCCGGGTTGTTGGATTATCCAGTTTTGATGGCTGCTGATATTCTCCTTTACCAGGCCGATCTGGTGCCCGTGGGCGAGGATCAAAAACAACACCTAGAACTCACCCGCGATATTGCCGTGCGCGTCAATTATCTGTTTGGTTCCGAGGCCAATCCGGTCCTGAAACTTCCCCAGCCTTTAATTCGGACTGAGGGGGCGCGGGTGATGAGCTTAACCGATGGGACTAAAAAAATGTCTAAGTCCGATCCTTCAGAACTGAGCCGGATTAACTTGCTAGATAGCCCTGATGAAATTCGGAAGAAAATTAAGCGTTGCAAAACCGATCCCCACCGGGGCCTGGTTTTTGATGATCCATCACGGCCAGAATGTCACAATTTGCTGGGGCTTTACATGGTGCTGACCGATCAACCCAAGGCAAAAGTAGCTGCCGACTGTGCCGAAATGGGCTGGGGCCAGTTCAAACCCTTACTCACGGATGCGATCATTGCCGCACTCACCCCAATCCAGGCCCGCTATCAGGAAATCATGTCTGACCAGAGCTATTTAGCAGAGGTTTTGGAGCAGGGCCGATTCAAGGCCGAGACGTTGGCTCAAGAAACTCTCTCTCAAGTTCGCCAGGCCATGGGATTTTGCCCCAAATTTTAG
- the nth gene encoding endonuclease III translates to MAITRKLSANQQRALELLIRLKRLYPDATCSLNYETVVQLLVATILSAQCTDERVNQVTPALFARFPDAQALASADILEIESLIRSTGFYRNKAKHIQGACQRIVTIYGGEVPQVMEDLLTLPGVARKTANVVLAHGYGINMGVTVDTHVKRLSQRLGLTKATEPIKIERDLMRLLPQPDWENWSIRLIYHGRAICNARKPLCDQCDLADLCPTAPKPQPPRFDPPPPAPNPRKITDGS, encoded by the coding sequence ATGGCCATCACCCGCAAACTCTCAGCCAATCAACAACGGGCCCTTGAACTCCTGATTCGCCTGAAGCGTTTGTATCCCGATGCCACCTGTAGCCTGAACTATGAAACGGTTGTCCAATTACTCGTGGCGACCATCCTCTCCGCCCAATGTACAGATGAGCGGGTTAATCAAGTGACCCCAGCGTTGTTTGCCCGTTTCCCTGATGCCCAGGCCTTGGCCAGTGCCGATATTTTAGAGATTGAATCCTTAATCCGCTCGACCGGATTTTATCGCAACAAAGCCAAGCACATCCAAGGGGCCTGTCAGCGGATTGTCACGATCTATGGGGGAGAAGTTCCTCAGGTGATGGAAGACCTGTTGACCTTACCCGGTGTGGCCCGCAAAACAGCCAATGTGGTGTTGGCCCATGGTTATGGCATCAATATGGGCGTAACGGTTGATACCCATGTCAAACGCCTGAGTCAACGCCTGGGCCTGACCAAAGCGACAGAACCGATCAAAATTGAACGGGACTTAATGCGCTTATTGCCCCAACCCGACTGGGAAAACTGGTCAATTCGGTTGATTTATCATGGTCGTGCCATCTGTAATGCCCGTAAACCCCTCTGTGACCAATGTGATTTAGCTGATCTCTGTCCCACCGCCCCAAAACCCCAACCGCCCCGCTTTGACCCACCGCCCCCTGCTCCCAACCCAAGGAAAATTACAGATGGTTCCTGA
- the grrM gene encoding cyclophane-forming radical SAM/SPASM peptide maturase GrrM/OscB, with protein sequence MLISSTELATFGPFRLVIIQPTPFCNINCDYCYLPDRQSRQILDLDLIEPIFTNLLQSRFLGQHFTVCWHAGEPLALPVAFYGQALEKINQIQARYPDVDCLITHALQTNGTLITPAWCELFQKYQISVGVSIDGPAFLHDAHRQTRTGLGTHAATLRGIQHLQAWNINFHTITVLTQETLHHPQALFDFFWEAGIHNIGFNVEEIEGAHAQSSLQGDTEELYLEFMETFWHLTKQTQGKLKVREFDRISECLYTQKQLSRNQLCTPFAMVNIDVNGNFSTYSPELLGMTSDDYGRFILGHVQTDSFEAACFTPKFAQIYADIQAGVVACRDSCDYFDICGGGAPSNKYWEHGTFQATETLHCRYTQKLLLDLILADVEKSLGQATVKFP encoded by the coding sequence ATGCTTATTTCTTCAACAGAGTTGGCAACCTTTGGCCCATTTCGACTGGTGATCATTCAACCAACGCCTTTTTGTAATATTAACTGTGATTATTGTTATCTACCTGACCGTCAATCCCGGCAGATTTTAGATTTAGATTTAATTGAACCGATCTTTACTAATCTCCTCCAGAGCCGGTTTTTGGGGCAGCACTTTACGGTCTGCTGGCATGCAGGCGAACCGTTGGCCCTTCCAGTAGCGTTTTATGGCCAGGCCCTTGAAAAAATTAACCAAATCCAGGCCCGTTACCCAGATGTTGACTGCCTGATTACCCATGCCCTGCAAACCAATGGCACCTTAATTACCCCAGCCTGGTGTGAGTTATTTCAGAAGTACCAAATCTCAGTCGGTGTCAGTATAGATGGCCCCGCTTTTTTACACGATGCTCACCGGCAAACCCGCACTGGCCTGGGAACCCATGCAGCAACCCTGCGCGGCATTCAGCATCTCCAGGCCTGGAACATTAACTTTCATACGATTACCGTCCTAACCCAAGAAACCTTACACCATCCCCAGGCCCTCTTTGACTTCTTTTGGGAGGCAGGAATTCATAATATTGGGTTTAATGTTGAGGAAATTGAAGGAGCCCATGCTCAATCCAGTTTGCAAGGGGATACAGAAGAGTTATATCTCGAGTTCATGGAAACATTTTGGCACCTAACCAAACAAACCCAAGGAAAATTGAAGGTACGGGAATTTGATCGAATTAGTGAGTGTCTCTATACCCAAAAACAGCTATCCCGGAATCAGTTGTGTACCCCCTTTGCAATGGTCAATATTGATGTGAATGGTAACTTTTCCACCTATTCACCGGAATTGTTAGGCATGACCAGTGATGATTATGGGCGGTTTATTCTAGGCCATGTTCAGACGGATTCCTTTGAGGCTGCTTGCTTCACCCCGAAGTTTGCTCAAATCTATGCCGATATCCAGGCCGGGGTAGTCGCTTGTCGAGACAGTTGTGATTATTTTGATATCTGTGGTGGGGGCGCGCCTAGTAATAAGTATTGGGAACATGGAACCTTTCAAGCGACAGAAACTCTCCATTGCCGCTACACGCAAAAATTGCTCCTAGATTTGATTTTGGCTGATGTAGAAAAGAGCCTAGGGCAAGCAACAGTTAAATTCCCATAG
- a CDS encoding 4-hydroxybenzoate solanesyltransferase, producing the protein MLDTPPVPTNSSPTWIAILKLLRWDKPAGRFILMIPALWAAVLASRGLPPLGLILMIVIGTFATSGAGCVVNDLWDRDIDPHVQRTKQRPLASRRLSVLIGLVVATVAFGLAWGVALYLNPLSFWLAVAAVPVIIAYPLAKRVFPLPQLVLSLAWGFAVLISWTAVTGTLEIATGLLWAAVVAWTMGFDTVYALADREDDRRLGINSSALFFGSQAPNAIAGFYGLTVLFLGILGWTQGLGWGFGLTLTIATYFWLKQYLQLRYPQLPPQRYGEFFSENVWIGFLLLAGMVSACAFS; encoded by the coding sequence GTGCTGGATACTCCCCCTGTCCCGACAAATTCCTCTCCCACCTGGATCGCGATCCTTAAGCTATTGCGCTGGGACAAGCCGGCCGGCCGCTTCATTTTGATGATTCCGGCCCTGTGGGCAGCGGTGTTGGCGAGTCGAGGCTTACCACCCCTAGGTTTAATCCTGATGATTGTGATTGGAACGTTTGCGACCAGTGGGGCCGGCTGTGTGGTGAATGATCTCTGGGATCGGGATATAGACCCCCATGTCCAACGGACTAAACAACGCCCCTTGGCCAGTCGGCGGCTTTCGGTCTTGATCGGTCTGGTGGTGGCCACAGTCGCTTTTGGGCTGGCCTGGGGCGTGGCGTTATATTTGAATCCCCTCAGCTTTTGGTTAGCCGTGGCCGCCGTTCCCGTAATTATTGCCTATCCCCTGGCGAAACGAGTTTTTCCCTTGCCCCAATTGGTGCTGTCCTTGGCCTGGGGGTTTGCGGTCTTGATCAGTTGGACAGCAGTGACAGGGACCTTAGAAATTGCCACTGGTTTACTTTGGGCAGCGGTCGTGGCCTGGACAATGGGGTTTGATACGGTCTATGCCTTGGCGGATCGGGAGGATGATCGGCGCTTAGGAATTAACAGTAGTGCCTTATTCTTTGGCTCCCAGGCCCCGAATGCGATTGCTGGGTTTTATGGATTGACCGTCCTATTTTTAGGGATATTGGGTTGGACACAGGGCCTGGGCTGGGGGTTTGGACTGACTTTGACGATTGCTACTTACTTTTGGCTCAAGCAATATCTGCAATTGCGCTATCCCCAATTACCCCCTCAACGTTATGGCGAATTCTTCAGCGAGAACGTCTGGATTGGCTTCTTACTCTTGGCGGGAATGGTCTCAGCCTGTGCCTTCTCCTAA
- a CDS encoding peroxiredoxin, with the protein MALTVGTPAPAFTTKDTQGNTVSLSDFAGKTVILYFYPKDDTPGCTKEACSFRDNYSAYQGKDIIVLGVSGDDEASHQKFTEKFNLPFPLLADVNKSIMTAYDVDGGGYAKRVTYVIDSTGTISHVYTSVKTDTHATDILKDLGY; encoded by the coding sequence ATGGCATTAACCGTTGGGACTCCAGCCCCTGCCTTCACAACCAAAGATACTCAGGGTAATACCGTCTCCTTAAGCGACTTTGCCGGTAAAACGGTGATTCTTTACTTTTATCCCAAGGATGATACGCCGGGCTGCACCAAAGAGGCCTGTAGTTTTCGGGATAATTACTCCGCCTATCAGGGTAAAGATATTATCGTCTTGGGGGTCAGCGGTGACGATGAGGCTTCCCATCAAAAATTCACGGAAAAGTTTAACCTTCCCTTTCCCCTACTGGCCGATGTTAACAAGTCCATCATGACGGCCTATGACGTGGATGGCGGCGGCTATGCCAAGCGAGTTACCTATGTCATTGACAGCACTGGCACCATTAGCCATGTTTATACCAGCGTCAAAACCGATACCCACGCCACAGATATTCTCAAGGACTTGGGATATTAG
- a CDS encoding sigma-70 family RNA polymerase sigma factor, protein MPQVDYGPVDDCLGETAVADPDWEIILSILAGQPSQFRLLYRRHQQRVRALLFQLCGPSALDDLVQEVFLRAWKGLPRMEHRAKFTTWLYRITCNVASDFRRQAGKRRQQAETLQYQAHTLTPAPDLSDLHYQDLVQRGLAVLKADQRTVLVLHDLEGLAQKDVSEILRIPVGTVKSRLFHARQSLRQFLYQEGIAL, encoded by the coding sequence ATGCCCCAGGTTGACTATGGCCCGGTTGATGATTGTCTAGGGGAAACAGCAGTAGCAGATCCAGATTGGGAGATTATTCTCTCGATTTTGGCGGGACAACCGTCACAATTTCGGCTGCTTTATCGGCGGCATCAGCAACGGGTTCGGGCGTTGCTCTTTCAACTCTGTGGCCCCTCTGCTCTGGATGATTTGGTGCAGGAAGTTTTCTTACGGGCCTGGAAAGGTTTACCCCGCATGGAACACCGGGCCAAATTCACGACTTGGCTCTATCGGATTACCTGTAATGTTGCCAGTGACTTCCGCCGCCAGGCCGGGAAACGTCGCCAACAAGCTGAAACGCTCCAATACCAGGCTCACACGCTCACCCCAGCTCCTGATTTGTCGGATCTCCATTACCAGGATTTGGTTCAGCGGGGTCTAGCTGTGTTGAAAGCAGATCAACGGACTGTCCTAGTACTCCACGATCTGGAAGGGTTAGCCCAAAAAGATGTCTCGGAAATTTTGCGGATTCCGGTCGGTACAGTTAAATCACGCCTGTTTCATGCCCGCCAGAGCCTGCGCCAGTTCCTATACCAGGAGGGGATCGCTCTATGA
- a CDS encoding Spy/CpxP family protein refolding chaperone gives MWKRNTSLWVLAAILAMPGTSLIPAFAQDSSPSPVIPNRPSRPNRPNLNLTPEQASRMQAVREKYKGQMTQAREQLKQARTELRQLMVNGASESQARAKFQQVQQLESKMAELRFQTMLEINAILTPSQRQQLASQMEQRTGRNRLQRLEGQPEQGM, from the coding sequence ATGTGGAAAAGAAACACATCTCTTTGGGTCTTGGCAGCTATTTTAGCGATGCCTGGGACTAGTCTCATTCCCGCCTTTGCCCAGGACAGTTCACCCTCTCCCGTGATTCCTAATCGCCCAAGCCGACCAAATCGCCCGAACTTGAACTTGACCCCTGAGCAAGCGAGTCGTATGCAGGCTGTCCGGGAGAAGTATAAGGGCCAGATGACCCAAGCTCGGGAACAATTAAAACAAGCTCGGACGGAACTGCGGCAACTAATGGTGAATGGTGCATCTGAAAGCCAGGCCCGGGCTAAGTTTCAACAGGTACAACAGCTAGAAAGCAAAATGGCAGAATTGCGCTTCCAAACCATGCTGGAAATTAATGCTATTCTTACCCCCTCCCAACGGCAACAACTGGCCAGCCAAATGGAGCAACGGACAGGGAGGAATCGTCTCCAACGGTTGGAGGGGCAACCGGAGCAGGGAATGTAG